GTGCTGAGGATTGGAATTATGCTCTAAAGTTTAACGCCATAGCCGCTATTGATATGAACAGTGTGCTTATCCCAACAATGATTGAGCGGGGAAATGGTAGAGTAATTCATATTTCTTCTATTTCGGCTGTTATGCTTCGTGGTAACCCTCTGTACGCATCTGCGAAGGCTTTTCTTAACGCTTACGTAACTACGGTTGGCAGACAATTAGCATCAACAGGTGTTCTCCTTTGTTCCGTTATGCCTGGAGCTGTTGCTTTCCCTGGTAGTTACTGGGACAAGTTTGTAAAAGAGGGAAACCCACGTGTAGATGATTTCCTTAGACATCATCAGGCAGCAAATAGATTTGGAACGCCAGAGGAAATTGCAAATACAGTTTTGTTCATGGCAAGCGAAAAGTCATCGTTTATGCATGCAACAAACATTCCTGTAGATGGCGCTAACATGTGATAGGAGAAGAGGATGAAGAGAGCATTTGACTTAGTGTGTAGCTTATTAGGCCTGATAATTTTGTCGCCTGTATTTTTGGTACTATCTATTTTGATTGTCTGGGACTCACCGGGAGGGGTGTTTTTCCGTGGGCCACGTGTAGGGCTTCATGGGAAAGAGTTTAGAATTTTTAAGTTCAGGAGTATGATTCCCGAATGTGAAGGAAAAGGCAAATGGAATGTGGGTGATAAAGATAATCGTATCACCAAGGTTGGACACTTTCTTAGAAAATCAAAATTGGATGAATTGCCACAGCTAATTAATGTGGTGAAGGGCGATATGTCGTTAGTAGGACCCAGACCTGAGCTTAAATACTATACAGACATGTATACAGAAGAAGAAAAGGCGATTCTAGATTTGAAGCCAGGTATTACCGATTGGGCATCCATGACAAATTTTGAACAGTTTAAAGGCTTTACGGCGGCAGCCGATCCTGACATGTTTTATCTTGAACAAGTGCGTCCTTTAAAATTAAGACTGCAGCTTTATTACAGGTATCATCACGGCTTTTTCTCTGACATAAAATGTATACTTTGGACTGTTTATAAAGTGGTTACTCATTCACAAAAACTTCCTACCGAGATACAGAAGATTGTAGACGATTATAAGGTAGAAAAAGAAGCAGAGCAAATAAGCAAGGAGTAAAGTGAAATGTCGAAATGGACTAGTGAACAGTTGGCGTGGAAAATTCGCCGCCATGGTGTTGAAATGACGCATCTTTCAGGTGGTAGCCATATTGGTGCCATTATGTCCGTAGCGGATATTGTTGCGGTTTTATATACAGATGTTTTGAATTATAGATCAGAGGAACCTAAGTGGAAAGATAGGGATAGATTTATTCTTAGTAAGGGCCATGCCGGAGCTGCTATTTATGCTGCTCTTGCCGAGAATGGATTCTTTGAGGTTGAAGAATTGAAGACTCACTACCAGAATGGAAGCCGTTTGTCTGGCCATGTGTCTCATCATCTTCCTGGAGTTGATTTTTCTACGGGCTCTCTTGGTCATGGTCTTTCTGCTGGAGTAGGAATGGCTTATGCAGCAAAGAAAGACGGCAAAAATCATAAGGTATATGTCGTTCTTGGCGATGGTGAGTGTGATGAGGGCTCTGTATGGGAAGCAGTCCTTTTTGCTAACCATTTCCGTTTGAATAACCTTGTAGCTATTGTTGATCATAACCATATGCAGAGTATGGACTTTCAGGAGAATACCCTGGAGATTGAAGACTTCGGTAGCAAGTGGAGGGCATTTGGCTGGAATGTGACTGGAATCAATGGAAATAACCATCAGGAACTAAAGGATGCATTCAAAAAAACAGAAGAAAATAGCATGGAACCAAGTCATAAGCCGACCGTAATTATTGCGAATACAATTAAAGGTTATGGCGTTTCCTTTATGAGAAATGACATCCTTTGGCATTATCGTTTCCCGCATGATGGCTGGGAATATGACTGTGCTGTGAATGAATTACATCAGAGTAAGCCTGAAGGGGTGGATGATCCGTACACACCAGACGGTATTGAGAATCCGGTGCTGCCAACTCATCAGGATGATATCAATAATGACCATACTTTTTCTTATACCTGGAACCCGACATATCCAGAGCAAATGCGTCGTGTAGATGCACAATCTGGTAGTGGTGAAAGAGAACATAAGGTTTGAGGGGTGAGAGGATATGAGAAATCGGAAGGAATTGAACTTTATAACTATATTATAGGGTTTGGCAACTGTGCTTGTGATTTTCGGTCATTCGCATCCACTACACATTAATTACGCACCTTGGATGGGCAATACTATGATAGGAGTGAAATAGATGAGAGATACATTTGTTAGAACTTTAGTAGAACTGGCAAAGCAGGATAAGAATATTGAGTTGATTACCGGTGACTTAGGATTCGGAGTATTAAAACCTTACTATGAAACGATGCCGGATCAGTTT
The Ruminococcus gauvreauii genome window above contains:
- a CDS encoding SDR family NAD(P)-dependent oxidoreductase — its product is MDLGLKNKLVLIVGASKGIGRGIAVGFATEGCRILAIARSEDLLKEVKEECIEKGAESFDYEVADIMDCDTKEYAQHLIDTYGLFDVVVHNVGGSLISRNHLAGAEDWNYALKFNAIAAIDMNSVLIPTMIERGNGRVIHISSISAVMLRGNPLYASAKAFLNAYVTTVGRQLASTGVLLCSVMPGAVAFPGSYWDKFVKEGNPRVDDFLRHHQAANRFGTPEEIANTVLFMASEKSSFMHATNIPVDGANM
- a CDS encoding sugar transferase translates to MKRAFDLVCSLLGLIILSPVFLVLSILIVWDSPGGVFFRGPRVGLHGKEFRIFKFRSMIPECEGKGKWNVGDKDNRITKVGHFLRKSKLDELPQLINVVKGDMSLVGPRPELKYYTDMYTEEEKAILDLKPGITDWASMTNFEQFKGFTAAADPDMFYLEQVRPLKLRLQLYYRYHHGFFSDIKCILWTVYKVVTHSQKLPTEIQKIVDDYKVEKEAEQISKE
- a CDS encoding transketolase, with translation MSKWTSEQLAWKIRRHGVEMTHLSGGSHIGAIMSVADIVAVLYTDVLNYRSEEPKWKDRDRFILSKGHAGAAIYAALAENGFFEVEELKTHYQNGSRLSGHVSHHLPGVDFSTGSLGHGLSAGVGMAYAAKKDGKNHKVYVVLGDGECDEGSVWEAVLFANHFRLNNLVAIVDHNHMQSMDFQENTLEIEDFGSKWRAFGWNVTGINGNNHQELKDAFKKTEENSMEPSHKPTVIIANTIKGYGVSFMRNDILWHYRFPHDGWEYDCAVNELHQSKPEGVDDPYTPDGIENPVLPTHQDDINNDHTFSYTWNPTYPEQMRRVDAQSGSGEREHKV